CCAGCTCGCTCTCGTGTGACTCCCCCTTGGCACTCACCCCGGGCGAGTGCCAACACTCCCCGCCCAGTGTACGGCGGTGGGGTACGCCCCCGGCAAGGCCGGTCCAGCCATGTCATGCCGACGTGTACCGACCTGTCCGCCGATGTCGGGCCACCTCGCGACCACCGCCGGGCGGCAGGCCGCGCGACCTCCCTCACACCCTCCCCGCGCCCTCCCCGCGCCCTTTCGCGCCCTCCTTCACCGGCGGGCGCCGGGCTACAGCTAGCGTCGGTGCATGACGGTGACTTGGGAAGAGTGCGGGTGGCAGGGATTGACGCCACGGGTCGGACGGTGCCGCCTTCCCGGCTGGGACTGCACGGTCGGGCTGGTGTCCGGGGACGGCGCGGCCCTGATGATCGACGCGGGGTCCAGCCTGCGGGAGGGCGCCCGGTTGCGCACCGAGGCGTGCCGACTGCTCGGTGGCGCGCGTGTGACACATCTCGCGCTGACCCACCCCCACTTCGACCATGTCTTCGGGGCGGCCGCGTTCGCCGGGGTGGAGGTCTTCGGCGCGGTGGGCGTCGACGGTGTCCTGGCCCGTGACCGCGACGCCCTCCGCGCGGACGCCGTGCACCACGGTCTGCCCCCGGCGGACGCCACCGAGGCCGCCGACCTCCTCGTCCTGCCCCGCCACCTGGTCTCCGGCGAGCGGACGCTCGACCTGGGGGGCGGTCTCCAGGTGCTGCTGGCGAACGTGGGGCCGGGACACACCGCACACGACCTGGTGGTCCTGGTCCCGGGCACACCGGCCACGGCGGGGTCCGCGGGTTCGCCGGAGGTCGTCTTCTGCGGGGACCTGGTCGAGGAGTCCGGCGAACCCCAGGCCGGCCCCGACGGCGTCCCCTCCCGCTGGCCGGACGCGTTGGACCGTCTGCTGGCCCTCGGCGGCGAGGACGCCCTGTACGTCCCCGGTCACGGGGCGGTGGTGGACGCGGCGTTCGTCCGGGCCCAACGCGACGCCCTGGCACGGCGCTTCGGCGTGTCGGGCTGAGTACGGCGTATCCGGGCGCCGCTTCTCCTATCGTCATCCGAATGCGCCAGTACTCACCCGACCTGACCCCTCCCTGGAAGAAGTCCCAGCCGGCACCCGAGGTCCCGGCCGACCCCGGACTGGTCGTCGAGGAGCCCACCACCGGCTTCTGCGGCGCGGTCGTCCGCTGCGAGGCGGGCAC
This genomic stretch from Streptomyces deccanensis harbors:
- a CDS encoding MBL fold metallo-hydrolase, with product MTVTWEECGWQGLTPRVGRCRLPGWDCTVGLVSGDGAALMIDAGSSLREGARLRTEACRLLGGARVTHLALTHPHFDHVFGAAAFAGVEVFGAVGVDGVLARDRDALRADAVHHGLPPADATEAADLLVLPRHLVSGERTLDLGGGLQVLLANVGPGHTAHDLVVLVPGTPATAGSAGSPEVVFCGDLVEESGEPQAGPDGVPSRWPDALDRLLALGGEDALYVPGHGAVVDAAFVRAQRDALARRFGVSG